DNA sequence from the Luteolibacter sp. Y139 genome:
AGGACGAAGTGGTAGTCGTAGTCGCGATCGATCGTGACCATTTCATCCATCGGCAGAATCGGCGGCCGCTCAACGCCCGGCACGCGAAACAGGATGTAAGGAAAGCTCGTCTCGCCGTAGAATGGCAGGTCGAGCGGCGCATCCTTGCCACTCATCCAACCTGCGAGGCTGTGGCCTTCCCAGTTGGCAGGCTTTCCGATGCCCACAAGGTCTAACAAGGTCGGCGCGAGATCGATGGTCCGGATCTGCTCCGGCACCGACTTGCTGCTGATCCCGGGACCGGCGATGGCGAGCGGCAGGTGCGAGCAATGGTCGCCACCATTGAAACCGAGACCGTGGGTCAGTGCGACGCCCGGCTCGTAGAGATCGTCGCCATGGTCCGCCGTGACCACGATGATGGTGTTCTTGGCGAGGCCGTTCTTCTCCAGCGCCGCATGGATCCGGGCGAAACAATCGTCGAAGTGGCGCGTGCAGCCATCGTAGAGTGCGCGAATCTGGCGGATATCCTCCGGTGGGAGGGCCTTCAGCTTGTCCTCCATGTCGGTGCCGCTGACGAACTTGTTGATGTCGAAATCCACCTGCGTCTTGTTCTTCCCGCTGTAGGCAGGATCGGTGAAGTAGCGGGTATAGGGCTGGCCGCAGCTGTATGGCAGGTGATTGCAGGAGTAGAAGACGTGCCAGAAAAACGGCCGCCCGCTCGCCGCCTGGGCTGCCAGCTTGTCCTCGACGCGGGTGGTCACCACATCCGGAGTGACGAAGCGCGCGAAGGAGCTGATCTGCGGGAAGATCCGGTAGCCGACGGCATTGTCGAAATAGAGTGGCACCACCGAGTGCGCGAGCAGCACGGCCTGGCTGATATACATGCGGAAATTGTCGTAGCTGGAGACCGAGACGTCCTGGAAGCCGAGCGGCATCTGGGTGCTGTAGTTGGCACACCAATCGCCCAGCACCGCGGTATCGTAGCCGCTCTCGGCGAGCACGTCGGGCAGCGTGCGGATGCGCCCTCGCGCGTCCTCGATCTGCTTCCGCGTCGGGAACATGTGACGGAGGCCATGGCTGTGCGGATAGGAGGAGGAAAGCATGCTCACCGAGGACTCCAGCGTGGAGGCGATGGGCGTGAAGCAGCGCTCGAAGCGAACGGCATCCTTCGCCCACGCATCGATCTTCGGCGAAACGCCTTCGGCGGCAGCGGGGCCGTTCTTGCGTTCAGGTTGGTAGCCGCTGTAGCCGACCCGATCGCCGCGCAATGAGTCCGAGCCGATGATGATGATGTTCGGCAGCTGCTTGCCTTCCGCCACCGGCTTCACCACCGCGCTCCCCTTTTCATGCGGCCAGAGGAAAGCGACGGCGGTGAAAATCAACGCCGCGCTTACGAAGGACCAACGCACCCGCGGGCCCATCCGACGCAGCCACCAGACCACGACTGCCACGGCCACCAGACCCGGCAGCACGGTGAACAGCGCTCCATTGATGTAGGGACGCACCGCCACCGGCCAGAGCTCAGGAATGCGGAAGTACCAGTGCCCGTAGTCCCCTTCACTCAGGAAGTAGGGACGCTTGTACGCCATCCGCAGGATGAAGTAGCTGTGGATGGCCATCCCCATCAGGAAGGCCGGGATCAAGGCGGCACCGCGCCTTGAAGAGGGAAAACGTTTCCGCAGGGTCGCCACCGCCGGCAGCAGCACCAGGATCGCCGCCACCCAGAGGATGAGGTACCCCAGCAAGACGAGCAGGTTTTGCCCGATCATGAACGACAGGTGCTCGCTGCGGGCGATCTGGCTGAACTTGTTGTCCATCTGCTCGGTGCTGGAGGCGAGTGCCCACAGCGACCACAGGAAAAGTGCGGCCAGCCAGAGCCCCGAGCCCGCGGCCGTGCCCTTGAGCCAGCGCCACCACTTGTCCGCTTGAGTTGTCGTTTTCGTCACGCGGGCGGGACGCTCGCAGGACCGCTCGCCGGGATCAAGGGCGGTCCTTGGAAGGGTCCGTCACATACATCCAGCGCGGCTCGACCAGCTTGTCGATCACCACGCCGCGCGGCGACTGGCCGCCGGCTGGAAAGCGCAGCCGGGCGATGATCGTGGCCTTTCCGTCCGGTTCCCGTTTGAAAAACTCGTCCAGATCGCGGGCCACGTCGCTGCCGACAGGCGCATACCCAAAGAGGGATTCCTCCGAATCGCGGATATTCACCCGGTAGCATCGCCAGCGCCCGGCATTCGAGAACTCGTGGCTGTAGAAGGAATCCGGGGTCACCCAGACCCGGAAATCCATGGCATTGGTGGGACGCTCCGTCCGGTAGCGGTCCCAATCCATCGGCTGGTAGCAGACGAAGGTTTCCCAATCCACCCTCACGTCGGTGTCGCCATTCTGCTCCACGATCAGGTTTTGCGATCCTGCATCGCGGGTTTCCGCGCGGATGATCCAGAAATTGCCGCCGGCAATGCTGGCCGGCTGGAAGGTCGTCAGACGGGCAAATTTCATCGCGCGTTTCGGCCGGACCTTCCACTCCTCCTCGATCAAGGGCTTCACCCGATCCGGCTGGCGCACCACCGGCAGAATCTTCTCGATGGTGTCCGCCGCGAGAAAGTCGTGGACCACCTTTTCGATCCGGTCGACCAGCTCCCGCGCGGCGCGCTCCTCCGCCGCATCGTCCTCGTTCATATCCCGCACCACGGCCAGACGCTGGGCCACGTGCTGCTCGCCCTTCCGCATCTGGATCACCGCCCAGACTCCCGCCACGATCACAGCCACCATCACCAGGATGAACCAACCATAGGGCACCCCCGCCAGCCGGCCATCGCGCAGCCCCCAGGGCTGCTCCACGTTTTCGGCGACTTCCTCCTTGTCGAGGATCGCCTCGACGCCGGGCTCCTGGCTGCGGCCCCCGAAATTATCCCGAGGCTCGGATTCCAGCCGCGCCGGGGCCTCGGCCACCTCTTGCGGGGCGAGCCGCTGGACCTGCTCGAAGGACGTGCCCGCCGCCTTCAGCCGCACCACTCCGTCATCGGTCTTCTCGGCCTCGTCGTCGACGACGCGCAGCTTTGGATCGGGCTCGGACATGCGTTGGCCGACGAAAACCGCAAAAGCCGTTCGACGCAATGCCTCGATTTGGCTTATGAACCGCGCGCCAACCGCCGATGCCTGCCCGGATCCTCATTTGCACTGCCGCCTTCGGCGAAGGCCACAATAGCGCCGCCCGCAATCTGGCGCTGGCGCTCCAGGAAGTTGGCGCCGAGGCCCGGGTAGCGGATCCCTGCATGCTGGGAACCCCTCACACCACCCGCTGGATCTGCAATGGCTACCGCTTCGTCACCACGCGGTTTCCCCGGCTCTGGTATCAGGTGTATCTGCGCACCGCGGACGTCGATTTCTCCAAGCAGCGGATGCCGCTGATGCGGAAGCCGGAGCGGAAGCTCGGCGAGCTGGTGGACACATGGAAACCGGACGCGATCGTCGCCACCTACCCGCTCTACCCGTATTTCCTCGAGCGCCTGCTGGAGGGAAATCCGAATCCGCCGAAGATCTTCACCGTCGTCACCGACTCGATCGAAATCAATGCCGCCTGGCTGAAATGCCCGACCGCCGAGTGGCTGGTCTCCGATCCCTACACGCGCGACGCGATGGTCCGCGGCGGTCTCCCGGCGGAGCGCGTGATCGATACCGGCTTCCCGGTGAATCCCGCTTTTTCCCGGCTCACCCCGGTCGCGGCAAGTGATGCCTGCGAGCCCTTCAAG
Encoded proteins:
- a CDS encoding MGDG synthase family glycosyltransferase; protein product: MPARILICTAAFGEGHNSAARNLALALQEVGAEARVADPCMLGTPHTTRWICNGYRFVTTRFPRLWYQVYLRTADVDFSKQRMPLMRKPERKLGELVDTWKPDAIVATYPLYPYFLERLLEGNPNPPKIFTVVTDSIEINAAWLKCPTAEWLVSDPYTRDAMVRGGLPAERVIDTGFPVNPAFSRLTPVAASDACEPFKVLFFTTSRRLQVRRFAKAVLQASPRTEITIVLGKNVRHLWKKAKEIRDAFPGRVKVKGWTRKVPQLLNSHHMVIGKAGGATVHEALAARCPMLVHHLVPGQEEGNLRLLEAVGGGRLADTPETMRAAVTDLLADDAALWRGMKRKLAAHGRNAGAIASARHVLGRCETGK
- a CDS encoding sulfatase family protein, with the translated sequence MTKTTTQADKWWRWLKGTAAGSGLWLAALFLWSLWALASSTEQMDNKFSQIARSEHLSFMIGQNLLVLLGYLILWVAAILVLLPAVATLRKRFPSSRRGAALIPAFLMGMAIHSYFILRMAYKRPYFLSEGDYGHWYFRIPELWPVAVRPYINGALFTVLPGLVAVAVVVWWLRRMGPRVRWSFVSAALIFTAVAFLWPHEKGSAVVKPVAEGKQLPNIIIIGSDSLRGDRVGYSGYQPERKNGPAAAEGVSPKIDAWAKDAVRFERCFTPIASTLESSVSMLSSSYPHSHGLRHMFPTRKQIEDARGRIRTLPDVLAESGYDTAVLGDWCANYSTQMPLGFQDVSVSSYDNFRMYISQAVLLAHSVVPLYFDNAVGYRIFPQISSFARFVTPDVVTTRVEDKLAAQAASGRPFFWHVFYSCNHLPYSCGQPYTRYFTDPAYSGKNKTQVDFDINKFVSGTDMEDKLKALPPEDIRQIRALYDGCTRHFDDCFARIHAALEKNGLAKNTIIVVTADHGDDLYEPGVALTHGLGFNGGDHCSHLPLAIAGPGISSKSVPEQIRTIDLAPTLLDLVGIGKPANWEGHSLAGWMSGKDAPLDLPFYGETSFPYILFRVPGVERPPILPMDEMVTIDRDYDYHFVLPEKWDDAVVSSKQRVLRTRHWKVVATPTKSGDRHYGLFHLDTDPDCRSDLSSGRPEVLEVMKAALDSWIDKHVETPIQGIFPNGEPQG